A single genomic interval of Spirosoma linguale DSM 74 harbors:
- a CDS encoding TonB-dependent receptor (PFAM: TonB-dependent receptor~KEGG: sdn:Sden_2172 TonB-dependent receptor, plug), with the protein MRFLYLGLVLLVGGLSLCDSAIAQSDSTVFPKAIVRGNVAEIVNTNRVPLVGATVLWAGTTAGTVTDANGRFQLPVSPVSRQLIVSYVGYQPDTAAVTTPSEELTVTLRSERTLQEVTVSGSPGQIDRINPIQTEFINQRTLAKAACCNLSESFETNASVSVSYSDAVTGAKQIQFLGLGGQYVQTNVENIPTVRGLATTFGLNYIPGTWITSIDVGKGAGSVVNGYESMSGQMNVELQKPDDKQTLFLNGYVNSFGRLEGNVNWSKPLSKKWSMGLLGHASTLQKEIDQNNDGFRDLPLYTQVNAINRYKYSSDRFMAQFGVKALYEDRDGGQLSSFDSPQGVGRYQYGNTTKRIEFFSKTAILYPNKPYQGLGLILNGLHHDQTARLGFRPYSGQQRTFYANLIYQNIIGNTNHAYKAGISYLLDDYHESLGSLHTKRMESVPGVFVEYTYTYPEKLILVLGGRFDYHNLFGAQFTPRAHLKYTINEGLAVRASAGRGFRVANPLSENMGFLVSSRSVFMYENRNAGPFQNWNLGPLKPEVSWNYGLSVTKDFSLLGKKASLVLDYYRTDFQNQLVVNVENSSLLYFYNLRDEYHHGKSYANSFQAELNVQPAKRFEVKLAYRLFDTQQSTALPAGDTVLLPRMMVPRERVLLNVGYALPFDKWKFDATLQWNGPRRIHYMREGHRHPFGVNAPEEFSPGFYNLNAQLSRGFRSGWEIYLGGENLTGFRQLDPIFAANNPYGPDFDAAGRAWGPVTGRMIYLGFRFKPVN; encoded by the coding sequence ATGCGATTTCTTTATTTAGGGCTTGTCCTGCTTGTGGGCGGGCTATCTCTGTGCGATTCAGCTATAGCACAATCCGATTCAACAGTATTCCCAAAAGCAATCGTTCGGGGGAACGTTGCCGAAATTGTCAATACGAATCGTGTTCCACTCGTGGGCGCAACCGTGCTGTGGGCTGGCACAACGGCGGGTACGGTAACCGATGCCAATGGCCGCTTTCAGCTGCCTGTGTCGCCGGTTTCCCGACAACTGATCGTCAGCTACGTTGGGTATCAGCCCGATACGGCCGCTGTTACCACTCCTTCCGAAGAACTAACCGTGACCTTACGCTCCGAGCGGACCTTACAGGAGGTAACGGTATCCGGCTCACCGGGGCAAATTGACCGGATCAACCCCATCCAGACTGAGTTTATCAACCAGCGAACTCTGGCCAAAGCCGCCTGTTGCAACCTGTCCGAAAGTTTTGAGACCAATGCTTCTGTCAGTGTTTCGTATAGCGATGCCGTTACCGGGGCCAAACAGATTCAGTTTTTAGGTCTGGGCGGGCAGTACGTTCAAACCAATGTCGAGAATATTCCCACCGTTCGCGGACTGGCTACCACCTTTGGTCTGAACTACATTCCGGGTACCTGGATCACGAGCATCGACGTTGGCAAAGGGGCCGGTTCGGTCGTGAACGGCTATGAGTCCATGAGCGGCCAGATGAACGTCGAACTCCAAAAGCCGGACGACAAACAAACGCTGTTTTTGAATGGCTATGTAAACAGTTTCGGGCGTCTGGAAGGCAACGTCAACTGGTCGAAACCACTCAGTAAAAAGTGGAGTATGGGCCTGCTGGGTCATGCCAGCACCCTTCAGAAAGAGATTGACCAGAATAATGACGGGTTCCGGGATTTGCCCTTGTATACCCAGGTTAACGCCATCAACCGATATAAATACAGCAGCGATAGGTTCATGGCGCAGTTCGGCGTAAAAGCGCTTTACGAAGACCGCGACGGTGGGCAACTGTCCTCGTTCGACTCGCCCCAGGGTGTAGGGCGTTACCAATATGGGAACACAACCAAACGGATTGAGTTCTTCTCAAAAACAGCGATCCTTTATCCGAACAAACCATATCAGGGGCTGGGTCTCATTTTGAACGGCCTGCACCACGACCAGACCGCCCGCCTTGGCTTTCGGCCCTACAGCGGTCAGCAGCGAACCTTTTACGCCAACCTGATCTACCAGAACATCATCGGCAATACTAATCATGCCTACAAAGCGGGTATCAGTTATTTGCTGGATGATTACCATGAATCATTAGGCAGTTTACACACAAAACGGATGGAATCTGTGCCGGGCGTGTTCGTGGAGTACACGTATACGTATCCCGAAAAGCTGATTCTCGTATTGGGTGGCCGCTTCGATTACCATAATCTGTTTGGCGCACAATTCACTCCGCGTGCGCACCTGAAATACACCATCAATGAGGGGCTAGCAGTGCGGGCGTCGGCGGGCCGGGGTTTTCGGGTAGCGAATCCGCTGAGCGAAAACATGGGCTTTCTGGTGAGTTCGCGGTCGGTGTTTATGTACGAGAATAGAAACGCCGGTCCGTTTCAGAACTGGAATTTAGGGCCTTTGAAGCCCGAAGTATCCTGGAACTACGGCTTGAGCGTGACGAAGGATTTTTCGCTACTCGGTAAAAAAGCATCCCTGGTGCTGGACTATTACCGCACCGATTTTCAGAACCAGCTGGTGGTTAATGTAGAGAACTCGTCGCTGCTGTATTTTTATAATCTGCGGGACGAATACCACCACGGGAAGTCGTACGCCAACAGTTTTCAGGCCGAGCTAAATGTGCAACCCGCCAAACGCTTCGAGGTGAAGCTGGCTTATCGGCTTTTTGATACACAGCAAAGTACGGCCTTGCCCGCTGGTGACACGGTGCTTTTGCCCAGAATGATGGTGCCCCGCGAACGGGTACTGCTCAACGTAGGCTATGCCCTGCCATTTGATAAGTGGAAATTTGACGCGACCCTCCAGTGGAATGGTCCCCGCCGGATTCATTACATGCGGGAAGGACACCGGCATCCGTTTGGGGTCAATGCACCGGAAGAGTTCTCGCCGGGCTTCTACAACCTGAATGCACAGCTGAGTCGGGGGTTCAGAAGTGGGTGGGAGATCTATCTGGGTGGCGAGAACCTGACCGGTTTCCGGCAACTTGATCCAATTTTTGCTGCCAATAATCCGTACGGGCCGGATTTCGATGCCGCCGGGCGGGCGTGGGGACCGGTTACCGGACGCATGATTTATTTGGGTTTTCGATTTAAACCGGTAAACTGA
- a CDS encoding protein of unknown function DUF326 (PFAM: protein of unknown function DUF326~KEGG: tbd:Tbd_2742 hypothetical protein), with translation METMQHNHGHTDTCFECAEACERCVTACLEMGDQDSKGHDMTACIKLCRDCADICTLCGRLDARGSEFARDFMALCAEVCEACAEECEKHASHHAHCKACAEACRKCAEECRSMSANA, from the coding sequence ATGGAAACGATGCAACACAATCACGGCCACACCGACACCTGCTTTGAATGCGCCGAAGCCTGCGAACGCTGCGTAACGGCTTGCCTGGAAATGGGCGATCAGGATAGCAAAGGTCATGATATGACGGCCTGCATCAAACTCTGCCGCGACTGCGCCGACATCTGTACGTTATGCGGTCGCTTAGATGCCCGTGGTTCTGAATTTGCCCGCGATTTTATGGCTTTATGTGCTGAAGTATGCGAAGCCTGCGCCGAGGAGTGTGAAAAACACGCCAGCCACCACGCTCACTGTAAAGCCTGCGCGGAAGCCTGTCGCAAATGTGCCGAGGAATGCCGGTCAATGTCGGCCAATGCCTAA
- a CDS encoding transcriptional regulator, AraC family (PFAM: helix-turn-helix- domain containing protein AraC type~SMART: Helix-turn-helix, AraC domain~KEGG: sme:SM_b21419 putative transcriptional regulator, AraC family protein), protein MILTIRNMVCDRCKRVVREELEKLGLTVSRVELGEVEIDPLPESVTLDTIRQTLQANGFDLIDDKKQSLVEHIKVLLINEIQHLKAERQPSENFSTFLERKLGYEYSYLSGLFSASEGHTLEKYIIALKLEKVKEWLRYDELTLSEIAWRLGYSSVQHLSTQFRQVTGQTPGQFRKAAQVTRQSLDTI, encoded by the coding sequence ATGATACTGACAATTCGAAATATGGTGTGCGATCGCTGCAAGCGGGTCGTACGCGAAGAACTCGAAAAACTCGGGCTGACGGTAAGTCGGGTAGAACTTGGCGAAGTGGAGATTGATCCGCTACCGGAATCCGTAACCCTCGACACAATCCGGCAAACGTTACAGGCGAATGGGTTCGATTTGATCGACGATAAAAAACAATCGCTGGTCGAACATATAAAAGTGCTGCTCATCAACGAAATCCAGCACCTGAAAGCCGAACGGCAACCCTCCGAGAATTTTTCGACTTTTCTGGAGCGGAAGCTGGGCTATGAGTACTCCTACCTTAGTGGGTTGTTTTCGGCGAGTGAAGGGCATACGCTGGAGAAGTACATTATTGCGCTGAAGCTGGAAAAGGTGAAGGAGTGGCTTCGGTACGATGAACTGACGCTTAGCGAAATCGCGTGGCGATTAGGGTACAGCAGTGTTCAGCACCTGTCAACGCAGTTCAGGCAGGTAACGGGCCAGACGCCGGGCCAGTTCAGGAAAGCCGCTCAGGTGACAAGGCAAAGTTTAGACACCATCTGA